One segment of Taeniopygia guttata chromosome 17, bTaeGut7.mat, whole genome shotgun sequence DNA contains the following:
- the RALGDS gene encoding ral guanine nucleotide dissociation stimulator isoform X4, which translates to MVSRRRAPPHHVPAGPERMFEGCRRARSLWGGVRLEVAGESSPVVLHSFTQLDPDLPPLESSTQEIGEELEDGVIYSISLRKVQLHHTANKGQRWLGFENESALNLYETCKVRTIKAGTLEKLVEYLVSAFKGNDSTYVTIFLCTYRAFATTKQVLDLLLNRYGKLHVQANGDHARHTVDERMELKNTISSILGAWLDQYSEDFRKPPDFACLKQLISYVRHNIPGSDLERRARILLAQFQQQEQSEAEAEAVDHGSCTFQLVEENGVGDGKPDFLSFSPEMVAEQFTLMDAELFKKVVPYHCLGCIWSQRDKKGKEHLAPTIRATVSQFNSVANCVIATCLGDRSLKPQQRAKVVERWIEVARECRILKNFSSLRAILSALQCNAVHRLKKTWDEVLRESFRTFHELSEIFSDENNHSLSRELLIKEGTSKFATLEINPKRAQKRQQQQREMGVMQGTIPYLGTFLTDLVMLDTAMKDFLDGGLINFEKRRKEFEVIAQIKLLQSACNNYSFTQEDQFVEWFHSLERLSEAESYGLSCEIEPLSESASNTLKAKKNTGIIKRWSDRQPPSTEPCASGSSHSKSFDQLKCGQYLCSGDATDSVSVTSAGSSSSDVEEINISFIPESPDCQEKKFWESTSLSSLDTSGIGSGSSSASSSSVSSTPVTASRTHKRSVSGISSYSSLSLPLYNQQVDDCCIIRVSLAVDNGNMYKSILVTSQDKTPVVIRKAMAKHNLDGDRPEDYELVQIISEERELKIPDNANVFYAMNSAANYDFVLKKRGFSKGVKIKHGSSSTLPRMKQKGLKIAKGIF; encoded by the exons GCGGTGTCAGGCTGGAGGTGGCCGGCGAGAGCAGCCCCgtggtgctgcacagcttcaCGCAGCTCGACCCCGACCTGCCGCCGCTGGAG AGCTCCACACAGGAGATCGGAGAAGAGCTGGAGGATGGAGTGATCTACAGCATATCCCTCCGGAAAGTGCAGCTCCATCACACGGCCAACAAAGGGCAGCGCTGGCTGGGG TTTGAGAATGAGTCAGCCTTAAACCTCTACGAGACGTGCAAGGTGCGGACGATAAAAGCCGGGACCTTGGAGAAGCTGGTGGAGTACCTGGTCTCAGCCTTCAAGGGCAATGACTCCACCTATGTCACCATCTTCCTGTGCACCTACCGGGCCTTCGCCACCACCAAGCAAGTGCTGGACCTGCTGCTGAACAG GTATGGCAAACTCCACGTGCAGGCAAACGGGGACCACGCCAGGCACACTGTGGACGAGAGGATGGAGCTGAAGAA CACCATCTCCTCCATCCTGGGGGCCTGGCTGGACCAGTACTCAGAGGATTTCCGCAAGCCCCCCGACTTTGCCTGCCTCAAGCAGCTCATCTCCTACGTGCGCCACAACATCCCCGGCTCTGACCTGGAGCGCCGCGCCCGCATCCTGCTGGCCCAGTtccagcagcaagagcagagcGAGGCCGAGGCTGAAG CTGTGGACCATGGCAGCTGCACCTTCCAGCTGGTGGAAGAGAACGGGGTTGGGGATGGGAAGCCAGatttcctctccttctctccagAGATGGTGGCAGAGCAGTTCACACTGATGGATGCT GAGCTGTTCAAGAAAGTGGTGCCTTACCACTGCCTGGGCTGTATCTGGTCCCAGAGGGACAAGAAGGGCAAAGAGCACCTGGCCCCCACCATCCGTGCCACGGTCTCCCAGTTCAACAGTGTGGCCAACTGTGTCATCGCCACTTGTCTCGGGGACAGGTCCCTGAAGCCACAGCAGAGAGCCAAGGTGGTGGAGCGGTGGATCGAAGTGGCGCGG GAGTGCCGCATCCTGAAGAACTTCTCCTCCCTCCGAGCCATCCTCTCGGCCCTGCAGTGCAACGCTGTGCACCGGCTGAAGAAGACCTGGGACGAGGTCCTGCG GGAGAGCTTCCGCACCTTCCATGAGCTCTCGGAGATCTTCTCCGACGAGAACAACCACTCGCTGAGCCGGGAGCTTCTCATCAAG GAGGGCACATCCAAATTTGCCACCTTGGAGATCAACCCCAAGAGGGCTCAGaagcggcagcagcagcagcgagaGATG GGCGTGATGCAGGGCACTATTCCCTACCTTGGCACCTTCCTCACGGACCTGGTGATGCTGGACACGGCCATGAAGGATTTCCTGGAT ggTGGGCTGATCAACTTtgagaagagaaggaag GAATTCGAAGTCATTGCACAGATCAAGCTGCTCCAGTCAGCCTGCAACAACTACAGCTTCACACAGGAGGACCAGTTCGTGGAGTGGTTCCACAGCCTGGAGCGGCTCAGCGAGGCCGAGAG ctATGGGCTGTCGTGTGAGATTGAGCCACTGTCAGAGTCGGCCAGCAACACACTGAAGGCCAAGAAAAACACGGGCATCATCAAGAGATGGAGCGA CCGGCAGCCACCGAGCACCGAGCCCTGTGCCAGCGGCAGCTCCCACTCGAAATCCTTCGACCAGCTCAAGTGTGGGCAGTACCTGTGCAGTGGGGACGCCACTGACTCGGTGAGCGTCACCTCCGCCGGCTCCAGCAGCTCCGACGTCGAGGAGATCAACATCAGCTTCATCCCCGAGTCCCCTGACTGCCAGGAGAAGAAG TTCTGGGAATCCACCTCCCTCTCTTCCCTGGACACGTCAGGCATCGGCTCAGGCTCCAGCAGTGCCTCCTCCTCTTCCGTCTCCTCCACGCCGGTGACGGCCTCCCGCACACACAAGCGCTCGGTCTCCGGCATCTCCAGCTACTCCTCACTCTCGCTGCCCCTCTACAACCAGCAGGTCGACGACTGTTGCATCATCCGAGTCAGCCTGGCTGTGGACAACGGCAACATGTACAAGAGCATCCTG GTGACGAGCCAGGACAAGACCCCCGTGGTTATTCGCAAGGCCATGGCCAAACACAACCTGGATGGGGATCGGCCTGAAGACTATGAGCTTGTCCAGATCATCTCAGAGGAgagag AACTGAAGATCCCCGACAACGCCAATGTCTTCTACGCCATGAACTCCGCTGCCAACTATGACTTTGTGCTCAAGAAGCGGGGCTTCTCCAAGGGGGTGAAGATCAAGCACGGCTCCAGCTCCACCCTGCCCAGGATGAAGCAGAAAGGCCTGAAGATCGCCAAGGGCATCTTCTAG
- the RALGDS gene encoding ral guanine nucleotide dissociation stimulator isoform X1 produces MVSRRRAPPHHVPAGPERMFEGCRRARSLWGGVRLEVAGESSPVVLHSFTQLDPDLPPLESSTQEIGEELEDGVIYSISLRKVQLHHTANKGQRWLGFENESALNLYETCKVRTIKAGTLEKLVEYLVSAFKGNDSTYVTIFLCTYRAFATTKQVLDLLLNRYGKLHVQANGDHARHTVDERMELKNTISSILGAWLDQYSEDFRKPPDFACLKQLISYVRHNIPGSDLERRARILLAQFQQQEQSEAEAEAVDHGSCTFQLVEENGVGDGKPDFLSFSPEMVAEQFTLMDAELFKKVVPYHCLGCIWSQRDKKGKEHLAPTIRATVSQFNSVANCVIATCLGDRSLKPQQRAKVVERWIEVARECRILKNFSSLRAILSALQCNAVHRLKKTWDEVLRESFRTFHELSEIFSDENNHSLSRELLIKEGTSKFATLEINPKRAQKRQQQQREMGVMQGTIPYLGTFLTDLVMLDTAMKDFLDGGLINFEKRRKEFEVIAQIKLLQSACNNYSFTQEDQFVEWFHSLERLSEAESYGLSCEIEPLSESASNTLKAKKNTGIIKRWSDRQPPSTEPCASGSSHSKSFDQLKCGQYLCSGDATDSVSVTSAGSSSSDVEEINISFIPESPDCQEKKVSEIPLASLPQRWYAPSVADGEAKPTVSSASPLLPALQFWESTSLSSLDTSGIGSGSSSASSSSVSSTPVTASRTHKRSVSGISSYSSLSLPLYNQQVDDCCIIRVSLAVDNGNMYKSILVTSQDKTPVVIRKAMAKHNLDGDRPEDYELVQIISEERELKIPDNANVFYAMNSAANYDFVLKKRGFSKGVKIKHGSSSTLPRMKQKGLKIAKGIF; encoded by the exons GCGGTGTCAGGCTGGAGGTGGCCGGCGAGAGCAGCCCCgtggtgctgcacagcttcaCGCAGCTCGACCCCGACCTGCCGCCGCTGGAG AGCTCCACACAGGAGATCGGAGAAGAGCTGGAGGATGGAGTGATCTACAGCATATCCCTCCGGAAAGTGCAGCTCCATCACACGGCCAACAAAGGGCAGCGCTGGCTGGGG TTTGAGAATGAGTCAGCCTTAAACCTCTACGAGACGTGCAAGGTGCGGACGATAAAAGCCGGGACCTTGGAGAAGCTGGTGGAGTACCTGGTCTCAGCCTTCAAGGGCAATGACTCCACCTATGTCACCATCTTCCTGTGCACCTACCGGGCCTTCGCCACCACCAAGCAAGTGCTGGACCTGCTGCTGAACAG GTATGGCAAACTCCACGTGCAGGCAAACGGGGACCACGCCAGGCACACTGTGGACGAGAGGATGGAGCTGAAGAA CACCATCTCCTCCATCCTGGGGGCCTGGCTGGACCAGTACTCAGAGGATTTCCGCAAGCCCCCCGACTTTGCCTGCCTCAAGCAGCTCATCTCCTACGTGCGCCACAACATCCCCGGCTCTGACCTGGAGCGCCGCGCCCGCATCCTGCTGGCCCAGTtccagcagcaagagcagagcGAGGCCGAGGCTGAAG CTGTGGACCATGGCAGCTGCACCTTCCAGCTGGTGGAAGAGAACGGGGTTGGGGATGGGAAGCCAGatttcctctccttctctccagAGATGGTGGCAGAGCAGTTCACACTGATGGATGCT GAGCTGTTCAAGAAAGTGGTGCCTTACCACTGCCTGGGCTGTATCTGGTCCCAGAGGGACAAGAAGGGCAAAGAGCACCTGGCCCCCACCATCCGTGCCACGGTCTCCCAGTTCAACAGTGTGGCCAACTGTGTCATCGCCACTTGTCTCGGGGACAGGTCCCTGAAGCCACAGCAGAGAGCCAAGGTGGTGGAGCGGTGGATCGAAGTGGCGCGG GAGTGCCGCATCCTGAAGAACTTCTCCTCCCTCCGAGCCATCCTCTCGGCCCTGCAGTGCAACGCTGTGCACCGGCTGAAGAAGACCTGGGACGAGGTCCTGCG GGAGAGCTTCCGCACCTTCCATGAGCTCTCGGAGATCTTCTCCGACGAGAACAACCACTCGCTGAGCCGGGAGCTTCTCATCAAG GAGGGCACATCCAAATTTGCCACCTTGGAGATCAACCCCAAGAGGGCTCAGaagcggcagcagcagcagcgagaGATG GGCGTGATGCAGGGCACTATTCCCTACCTTGGCACCTTCCTCACGGACCTGGTGATGCTGGACACGGCCATGAAGGATTTCCTGGAT ggTGGGCTGATCAACTTtgagaagagaaggaag GAATTCGAAGTCATTGCACAGATCAAGCTGCTCCAGTCAGCCTGCAACAACTACAGCTTCACACAGGAGGACCAGTTCGTGGAGTGGTTCCACAGCCTGGAGCGGCTCAGCGAGGCCGAGAG ctATGGGCTGTCGTGTGAGATTGAGCCACTGTCAGAGTCGGCCAGCAACACACTGAAGGCCAAGAAAAACACGGGCATCATCAAGAGATGGAGCGA CCGGCAGCCACCGAGCACCGAGCCCTGTGCCAGCGGCAGCTCCCACTCGAAATCCTTCGACCAGCTCAAGTGTGGGCAGTACCTGTGCAGTGGGGACGCCACTGACTCGGTGAGCGTCACCTCCGCCGGCTCCAGCAGCTCCGACGTCGAGGAGATCAACATCAGCTTCATCCCCGAGTCCCCTGACTGCCAGGAGAAGAAG GTCAGTGAGATCCCTCTGGCCTCCCTCCCCCAGCGCTGGTACGCCCCGTCTGTGGCCGATGGAGAAGCTAAACCCACTGTGTCCTCCGCatcccctctcctccctgccctccagTTCTGGGAATCCACCTCCCTCTCTTCCCTGGACACGTCAGGCATCGGCTCAGGCTCCAGCAGTGCCTCCTCCTCTTCCGTCTCCTCCACGCCGGTGACGGCCTCCCGCACACACAAGCGCTCGGTCTCCGGCATCTCCAGCTACTCCTCACTCTCGCTGCCCCTCTACAACCAGCAGGTCGACGACTGTTGCATCATCCGAGTCAGCCTGGCTGTGGACAACGGCAACATGTACAAGAGCATCCTG GTGACGAGCCAGGACAAGACCCCCGTGGTTATTCGCAAGGCCATGGCCAAACACAACCTGGATGGGGATCGGCCTGAAGACTATGAGCTTGTCCAGATCATCTCAGAGGAgagag AACTGAAGATCCCCGACAACGCCAATGTCTTCTACGCCATGAACTCCGCTGCCAACTATGACTTTGTGCTCAAGAAGCGGGGCTTCTCCAAGGGGGTGAAGATCAAGCACGGCTCCAGCTCCACCCTGCCCAGGATGAAGCAGAAAGGCCTGAAGATCGCCAAGGGCATCTTCTAG
- the RALGDS gene encoding ral guanine nucleotide dissociation stimulator isoform X6 translates to MMIDSQSSTQEIGEELEDGVIYSISLRKVQLHHTANKGQRWLGFENESALNLYETCKVRTIKAGTLEKLVEYLVSAFKGNDSTYVTIFLCTYRAFATTKQVLDLLLNRYGKLHVQANGDHARHTVDERMELKNTISSILGAWLDQYSEDFRKPPDFACLKQLISYVRHNIPGSDLERRARILLAQFQQQEQSEAEAEAVDHGSCTFQLVEENGVGDGKPDFLSFSPEMVAEQFTLMDAELFKKVVPYHCLGCIWSQRDKKGKEHLAPTIRATVSQFNSVANCVIATCLGDRSLKPQQRAKVVERWIEVARECRILKNFSSLRAILSALQCNAVHRLKKTWDEVLRESFRTFHELSEIFSDENNHSLSRELLIKEGTSKFATLEINPKRAQKRQQQQREMGVMQGTIPYLGTFLTDLVMLDTAMKDFLDGGLINFEKRRKEFEVIAQIKLLQSACNNYSFTQEDQFVEWFHSLERLSEAESYGLSCEIEPLSESASNTLKAKKNTGIIKRWSDRQPPSTEPCASGSSHSKSFDQLKCGQYLCSGDATDSVSVTSAGSSSSDVEEINISFIPESPDCQEKKVSEIPLASLPQRWYAPSVADGEAKPTVSSASPLLPALQFWESTSLSSLDTSGIGSGSSSASSSSVSSTPVTASRTHKRSVSGISSYSSLSLPLYNQQVDDCCIIRVSLAVDNGNMYKSILVTSQDKTPVVIRKAMAKHNLDGDRPEDYELVQIISEERELKIPDNANVFYAMNSAANYDFVLKKRGFSKGVKIKHGSSSTLPRMKQKGLKIAKGIF, encoded by the exons AGCTCCACACAGGAGATCGGAGAAGAGCTGGAGGATGGAGTGATCTACAGCATATCCCTCCGGAAAGTGCAGCTCCATCACACGGCCAACAAAGGGCAGCGCTGGCTGGGG TTTGAGAATGAGTCAGCCTTAAACCTCTACGAGACGTGCAAGGTGCGGACGATAAAAGCCGGGACCTTGGAGAAGCTGGTGGAGTACCTGGTCTCAGCCTTCAAGGGCAATGACTCCACCTATGTCACCATCTTCCTGTGCACCTACCGGGCCTTCGCCACCACCAAGCAAGTGCTGGACCTGCTGCTGAACAG GTATGGCAAACTCCACGTGCAGGCAAACGGGGACCACGCCAGGCACACTGTGGACGAGAGGATGGAGCTGAAGAA CACCATCTCCTCCATCCTGGGGGCCTGGCTGGACCAGTACTCAGAGGATTTCCGCAAGCCCCCCGACTTTGCCTGCCTCAAGCAGCTCATCTCCTACGTGCGCCACAACATCCCCGGCTCTGACCTGGAGCGCCGCGCCCGCATCCTGCTGGCCCAGTtccagcagcaagagcagagcGAGGCCGAGGCTGAAG CTGTGGACCATGGCAGCTGCACCTTCCAGCTGGTGGAAGAGAACGGGGTTGGGGATGGGAAGCCAGatttcctctccttctctccagAGATGGTGGCAGAGCAGTTCACACTGATGGATGCT GAGCTGTTCAAGAAAGTGGTGCCTTACCACTGCCTGGGCTGTATCTGGTCCCAGAGGGACAAGAAGGGCAAAGAGCACCTGGCCCCCACCATCCGTGCCACGGTCTCCCAGTTCAACAGTGTGGCCAACTGTGTCATCGCCACTTGTCTCGGGGACAGGTCCCTGAAGCCACAGCAGAGAGCCAAGGTGGTGGAGCGGTGGATCGAAGTGGCGCGG GAGTGCCGCATCCTGAAGAACTTCTCCTCCCTCCGAGCCATCCTCTCGGCCCTGCAGTGCAACGCTGTGCACCGGCTGAAGAAGACCTGGGACGAGGTCCTGCG GGAGAGCTTCCGCACCTTCCATGAGCTCTCGGAGATCTTCTCCGACGAGAACAACCACTCGCTGAGCCGGGAGCTTCTCATCAAG GAGGGCACATCCAAATTTGCCACCTTGGAGATCAACCCCAAGAGGGCTCAGaagcggcagcagcagcagcgagaGATG GGCGTGATGCAGGGCACTATTCCCTACCTTGGCACCTTCCTCACGGACCTGGTGATGCTGGACACGGCCATGAAGGATTTCCTGGAT ggTGGGCTGATCAACTTtgagaagagaaggaag GAATTCGAAGTCATTGCACAGATCAAGCTGCTCCAGTCAGCCTGCAACAACTACAGCTTCACACAGGAGGACCAGTTCGTGGAGTGGTTCCACAGCCTGGAGCGGCTCAGCGAGGCCGAGAG ctATGGGCTGTCGTGTGAGATTGAGCCACTGTCAGAGTCGGCCAGCAACACACTGAAGGCCAAGAAAAACACGGGCATCATCAAGAGATGGAGCGA CCGGCAGCCACCGAGCACCGAGCCCTGTGCCAGCGGCAGCTCCCACTCGAAATCCTTCGACCAGCTCAAGTGTGGGCAGTACCTGTGCAGTGGGGACGCCACTGACTCGGTGAGCGTCACCTCCGCCGGCTCCAGCAGCTCCGACGTCGAGGAGATCAACATCAGCTTCATCCCCGAGTCCCCTGACTGCCAGGAGAAGAAG GTCAGTGAGATCCCTCTGGCCTCCCTCCCCCAGCGCTGGTACGCCCCGTCTGTGGCCGATGGAGAAGCTAAACCCACTGTGTCCTCCGCatcccctctcctccctgccctccagTTCTGGGAATCCACCTCCCTCTCTTCCCTGGACACGTCAGGCATCGGCTCAGGCTCCAGCAGTGCCTCCTCCTCTTCCGTCTCCTCCACGCCGGTGACGGCCTCCCGCACACACAAGCGCTCGGTCTCCGGCATCTCCAGCTACTCCTCACTCTCGCTGCCCCTCTACAACCAGCAGGTCGACGACTGTTGCATCATCCGAGTCAGCCTGGCTGTGGACAACGGCAACATGTACAAGAGCATCCTG GTGACGAGCCAGGACAAGACCCCCGTGGTTATTCGCAAGGCCATGGCCAAACACAACCTGGATGGGGATCGGCCTGAAGACTATGAGCTTGTCCAGATCATCTCAGAGGAgagag AACTGAAGATCCCCGACAACGCCAATGTCTTCTACGCCATGAACTCCGCTGCCAACTATGACTTTGTGCTCAAGAAGCGGGGCTTCTCCAAGGGGGTGAAGATCAAGCACGGCTCCAGCTCCACCCTGCCCAGGATGAAGCAGAAAGGCCTGAAGATCGCCAAGGGCATCTTCTAG
- the RALGDS gene encoding ral guanine nucleotide dissociation stimulator isoform X5 has protein sequence MMIDSQSSTQEIGEELEDGVIYSISLRKVQLHHTANKGQRWLGFENESALNLYETCKVRTIKAGTLEKLVEYLVSAFKGNDSTYVTIFLCTYRAFATTKQVLDLLLNRYGKLHVQANGDHARHTVDERMELKNTISSILGAWLDQYSEDFRKPPDFACLKQLISYVRHNIPGSDLERRARILLAQFQQQEQSEAEAEAVDHGSCTFQLVEENGVGDGKPDFLSFSPEMVAEQFTLMDAELFKKVVPYHCLGCIWSQRDKKGKEHLAPTIRATVSQFNSVANCVIATCLGDRSLKPQQRAKVVERWIEVARECRILKNFSSLRAILSALQCNAVHRLKKTWDEVLRESFRTFHELSEIFSDENNHSLSRELLIKEGTSKFATLEINPKRAQKRQQQQREMGVMQGTIPYLGTFLTDLVMLDTAMKDFLDGGLINFEKRRKEFEVIAQIKLLQSACNNYSFTQEDQFVEWFHSLERLSEAESYGLSCEIEPLSESASNTLKAKKNTGIIKRWSDRQPPSTEPCASGSSHSKSFDQLKCGQYLCSGDATDSVSVTSAGSSSSDVEEINISFIPESPDCQEKKRWYAPSVADGEAKPTVSSASPLLPALQFWESTSLSSLDTSGIGSGSSSASSSSVSSTPVTASRTHKRSVSGISSYSSLSLPLYNQQVDDCCIIRVSLAVDNGNMYKSILVTSQDKTPVVIRKAMAKHNLDGDRPEDYELVQIISEERELKIPDNANVFYAMNSAANYDFVLKKRGFSKGVKIKHGSSSTLPRMKQKGLKIAKGIF, from the exons AGCTCCACACAGGAGATCGGAGAAGAGCTGGAGGATGGAGTGATCTACAGCATATCCCTCCGGAAAGTGCAGCTCCATCACACGGCCAACAAAGGGCAGCGCTGGCTGGGG TTTGAGAATGAGTCAGCCTTAAACCTCTACGAGACGTGCAAGGTGCGGACGATAAAAGCCGGGACCTTGGAGAAGCTGGTGGAGTACCTGGTCTCAGCCTTCAAGGGCAATGACTCCACCTATGTCACCATCTTCCTGTGCACCTACCGGGCCTTCGCCACCACCAAGCAAGTGCTGGACCTGCTGCTGAACAG GTATGGCAAACTCCACGTGCAGGCAAACGGGGACCACGCCAGGCACACTGTGGACGAGAGGATGGAGCTGAAGAA CACCATCTCCTCCATCCTGGGGGCCTGGCTGGACCAGTACTCAGAGGATTTCCGCAAGCCCCCCGACTTTGCCTGCCTCAAGCAGCTCATCTCCTACGTGCGCCACAACATCCCCGGCTCTGACCTGGAGCGCCGCGCCCGCATCCTGCTGGCCCAGTtccagcagcaagagcagagcGAGGCCGAGGCTGAAG CTGTGGACCATGGCAGCTGCACCTTCCAGCTGGTGGAAGAGAACGGGGTTGGGGATGGGAAGCCAGatttcctctccttctctccagAGATGGTGGCAGAGCAGTTCACACTGATGGATGCT GAGCTGTTCAAGAAAGTGGTGCCTTACCACTGCCTGGGCTGTATCTGGTCCCAGAGGGACAAGAAGGGCAAAGAGCACCTGGCCCCCACCATCCGTGCCACGGTCTCCCAGTTCAACAGTGTGGCCAACTGTGTCATCGCCACTTGTCTCGGGGACAGGTCCCTGAAGCCACAGCAGAGAGCCAAGGTGGTGGAGCGGTGGATCGAAGTGGCGCGG GAGTGCCGCATCCTGAAGAACTTCTCCTCCCTCCGAGCCATCCTCTCGGCCCTGCAGTGCAACGCTGTGCACCGGCTGAAGAAGACCTGGGACGAGGTCCTGCG GGAGAGCTTCCGCACCTTCCATGAGCTCTCGGAGATCTTCTCCGACGAGAACAACCACTCGCTGAGCCGGGAGCTTCTCATCAAG GAGGGCACATCCAAATTTGCCACCTTGGAGATCAACCCCAAGAGGGCTCAGaagcggcagcagcagcagcgagaGATG GGCGTGATGCAGGGCACTATTCCCTACCTTGGCACCTTCCTCACGGACCTGGTGATGCTGGACACGGCCATGAAGGATTTCCTGGAT ggTGGGCTGATCAACTTtgagaagagaaggaag GAATTCGAAGTCATTGCACAGATCAAGCTGCTCCAGTCAGCCTGCAACAACTACAGCTTCACACAGGAGGACCAGTTCGTGGAGTGGTTCCACAGCCTGGAGCGGCTCAGCGAGGCCGAGAG ctATGGGCTGTCGTGTGAGATTGAGCCACTGTCAGAGTCGGCCAGCAACACACTGAAGGCCAAGAAAAACACGGGCATCATCAAGAGATGGAGCGA CCGGCAGCCACCGAGCACCGAGCCCTGTGCCAGCGGCAGCTCCCACTCGAAATCCTTCGACCAGCTCAAGTGTGGGCAGTACCTGTGCAGTGGGGACGCCACTGACTCGGTGAGCGTCACCTCCGCCGGCTCCAGCAGCTCCGACGTCGAGGAGATCAACATCAGCTTCATCCCCGAGTCCCCTGACTGCCAGGAGAAGAAG CGCTGGTACGCCCCGTCTGTGGCCGATGGAGAAGCTAAACCCACTGTGTCCTCCGCatcccctctcctccctgccctccagTTCTGGGAATCCACCTCCCTCTCTTCCCTGGACACGTCAGGCATCGGCTCAGGCTCCAGCAGTGCCTCCTCCTCTTCCGTCTCCTCCACGCCGGTGACGGCCTCCCGCACACACAAGCGCTCGGTCTCCGGCATCTCCAGCTACTCCTCACTCTCGCTGCCCCTCTACAACCAGCAGGTCGACGACTGTTGCATCATCCGAGTCAGCCTGGCTGTGGACAACGGCAACATGTACAAGAGCATCCTG GTGACGAGCCAGGACAAGACCCCCGTGGTTATTCGCAAGGCCATGGCCAAACACAACCTGGATGGGGATCGGCCTGAAGACTATGAGCTTGTCCAGATCATCTCAGAGGAgagag AACTGAAGATCCCCGACAACGCCAATGTCTTCTACGCCATGAACTCCGCTGCCAACTATGACTTTGTGCTCAAGAAGCGGGGCTTCTCCAAGGGGGTGAAGATCAAGCACGGCTCCAGCTCCACCCTGCCCAGGATGAAGCAGAAAGGCCTGAAGATCGCCAAGGGCATCTTCTAG